In the Flavobacteriales bacterium genome, AGCAAGAAAGCGGCAAAATGAATTACTCCGGAGATGTCCGGATTTCTCTGAAAAACGCCATCCAACTCCTGTAGGTTGCACATCTCGATCGGCTCAAAGAGCAACTCTCGGCCGGTGATCTTTTCGATACGTCCTTTGACTTCGTAGTCGGATTCACTCAAGTTGTCGATGACCAAAGGCTCATACCCCTTTTCTATCAGCGACACACATGTATGAGCCCCAATGTATCCGAGTCCGCCCGTAACCAAGATCTTTGCTCCCATGGGTCAGCGTTTTATGTACTTATCGAAATTGTAGTGAGCCGTTTCATTCAATCGCTCCTTCGGCAGGCTCTTGAAGTATTCATAGGTGATCTTCAATCCTTCTTCGCGACTTACTTTAGGCTCCCATCCGAGGATCTCTCGAGCCTTGGAGATATCGGGTTGACGAACTTTGGGGTCGTCTGTCGGAAGATCTTTGAATACGATCTTTTGGTCCGTTCCCGTGAGCTTTATGATCTCTTCGGCAAACTCCAATATGGTGATCTCATCGGGGTTGCCAATATTGACCGGATCGGAACAGTCGCTGAGTAATAAGCGGTAGATCCCCTCAACGAGGTCATCTACATAACAAAAACTCCTCGTTTGTGAGCCATCTCCAAACACGGTCAAATCTCCTCCTCGGAGCACTTGTCCAATGAATGCGGGCAATACCCGACCATCATTCAATCGCATTCGAGGTCCATAGGTATTGAAGATTCGCACGATACGGGTTTCTAAGCCGTGGAAGGTGTGGTAAGCCATGGTAATGGCTTCCTGAAAACGCTTGGCCTCGTCGTACACTCCACGTGGCCCAACCGGATTCACATTCCCCCAATAGTCTTCGCGTTGCGGGTGTACCAAAGGGTCACCGTAAACCTCAGAAGTAGAAGCGATGAGCAGCCGTGCATTCTTTTCTTTAGCTAGCCCGAGTAAATGATAGATACCCAGTGACCCCATTTTTAACGTTTGGATCGGGATCTTTAAGTAGTCGATAGGACTTGCCGGCGAAGCGAAGTGAAGAATGTAATCCAAATCTCCACTTACGTGAACGAATTTACTCACGTCATGATGGTAGAACTCGAAATCATCGCGATGCATTAAATGCTCGATGATTCGCAAATCACCGGTGATCAAGTTATCCATAGCCGCAACTCGATAACCTTCGGCAAGGAATCTATCGCATAAATGACTTCCCAAGAAACCTGCGGCTCCCGTAATCAGTACTCTGGGCATAGTTTATAGTTTATCGCACGACTTCTCGACCGATACTGCTGTAGAAATATCCACGCTCTTTCATCTCGTCGAGGTCGTACAGGTTTCTTCCGTCAAAAATGACCTTTGAGCCGATCTTATCTTCGACTTCATCGAAATCGGGGTTTCTAAACACCCCCCATTCAGTACAGATCACCAAAGCATCGGCTCCATCTATCGCTGAGTATTGATCATCAGTGTACTTGATCTTGTCTCCAATCAATCGCTTTACGTTGTCCACGGCCTCAGGGTCAAATGCAGTGATCTCAGTACCGGCCTCGGTCAACTTATCGATAATGTACAAAGAGGGCGCCTCTCTAATATCGTCGGTGTCGGGTTTGAAGGCCAATCCCCACATTCCGATCTTCTTGCCTTGGAGGTTACCCCCGAAGTAATCGAGCACCTTAGATACAATGACCACTTTCTGCTGCTCGTTAACGCTCATCACGCTCTCGAGGATTTTAAAATCATAACCGTACTCACGGCCCGATTTTGCCAAGGCCTGAACATCTTTCGGGAAACAGCTTCCGCCGTATCCGATTCCGGGGAACAAGAAGTGCTTACCGATACGCGTATCCGTTCCAATTCCGATTCGGACCTTGTCTACATCGGCCCCTACTCGTTCGCAGAAATTGGCGATCTCATTCATGAAAGTGATCTTGGTCGCCAAGAAGCTGTTCGCAGCGTACTTGGTCAACTCGGCAGACTTTTCGCCCATGAAAATGATCGGGTTTCCTTGACGAACATAGGGCTTGTACAAGCTCTCCATGAGGTCCTGAGCACGCTCAGTACTGCAACCGACAACTATACGGTCTGGCTTCATGAAATCGTCCACCGCAAATCCTTCACGCAAAAACTCAGGGTTCGAAACTACGCCGAAATCAACCTGAGCATTGGCGGCCACGGCAGCAGTAACTTTCTCGGCAGTTCCTACCGGTACTGTACTCTTGTCTACGATCA is a window encoding:
- a CDS encoding SDR family oxidoreductase, giving the protein MPRVLITGAAGFLGSHLCDRFLAEGYRVAAMDNLITGDLRIIEHLMHRDDFEFYHHDVSKFVHVSGDLDYILHFASPASPIDYLKIPIQTLKMGSLGIYHLLGLAKEKNARLLIASTSEVYGDPLVHPQREDYWGNVNPVGPRGVYDEAKRFQEAITMAYHTFHGLETRIVRIFNTYGPRMRLNDGRVLPAFIGQVLRGGDLTVFGDGSQTRSFCYVDDLVEGIYRLLLSDCSDPVNIGNPDEITILEFAEEIIKLTGTDQKIVFKDLPTDDPKVRQPDISKAREILGWEPKVSREEGLKITYEYFKSLPKERLNETAHYNFDKYIKR
- a CDS encoding UDP-glucose/GDP-mannose dehydrogenase family protein, whose product is MNIAVVGTGYVGLVTGTCLAETGNKVICVDIDEAKVDKMRNGVVPIYEPHLDVLFERNIKAGRLKFTTDLAEAVHPADIIFLALPTPPGEDGSADLSYVLGVADDLGKMIRDYKVIVDKSTVPVGTAEKVTAAVAANAQVDFGVVSNPEFLREGFAVDDFMKPDRIVVGCSTERAQDLMESLYKPYVRQGNPIIFMGEKSAELTKYAANSFLATKITFMNEIANFCERVGADVDKVRIGIGTDTRIGKHFLFPGIGYGGSCFPKDVQALAKSGREYGYDFKILESVMSVNEQQKVVIVSKVLDYFGGNLQGKKIGMWGLAFKPDTDDIREAPSLYIIDKLTEAGTEITAFDPEAVDNVKRLIGDKIKYTDDQYSAIDGADALVICTEWGVFRNPDFDEVEDKIGSKVIFDGRNLYDLDEMKERGYFYSSIGREVVR